The region atactattggggagcacagggggctatatactattggggagcacaggggtctatatactatggggggagcacagggggctattattggggagagcacagggggactatatactattggggggaaagcacagggtaactatatactattggcgggagagcacaggggggctatatactattggagagcacgggggggctatatactaatgggggagcgcacaggagggctgtatataactggaggagcacatgagggtctatatactacagggacaccttaaaactatgaaggcatagaggggtgtaactatgtaggggtacagaggggtgtaactactgtataggggtacaagggacctagctactgtatgtgttgagcctaaaatatttgtctggcagattctggagagaagattcacagccaggagaagacttcaaggtggcccaggctggatggagagaaaaagaaaaggtgacagactctgatcgtagaagacgcccccggtgagtcactggatgtaactgcactctgttatagggttgtagtgtaaggggtcatgatgtggcggtattatgtaatggtattattggtgatatctttctgttttgtttagtgtagtttttatgtaatatgtaatcactgtatggtggaaatagtgttataaggtaactactgtatgtattggggctcttgatacagtgtgggggcaaattcagtacattatacaatgtgccgaaagggaagggggggcccactcttgagggctgtgcactgggcccaccaatgtattaaaacggccctggttgtactaaactactgcattatgggtatctgcagctccatcctgtatttacaaactgctgttttacattcttatgcacttactatacattatacaccacatgctgcttagctatactttacagtaacctataatatgacattcagctttctaaatgtttgttttacttgttattcagaataaaaaataactttttggggtgtggaaccaattgtctgcatttcattgattccttatgggaagttttgctttggtttaagagtggatttggattacaagcatggtcctggaacaaattatgctcgtaatccaaggcaccactgtatacctgtataacacataTCTGTGCCTTCTtactgctctaaaatcgcttcatttcatcggtAGACAGTGTTACCTAGGTGAAGCTTCACGGCACTTGAGCCCTCTCCCCAGCCTGGAGATggggccatgaagccccgcctaggtgacactgtccacgaATGAAATTAAGCGAGAgtaatggggaggggggtgacagtattactttaaggATAGGTACACATATGGTGACCAGCTAACCGCTGCAGGTCAAGGCTCAAACCCACAGAAATAACAGAcagaagttgttgttttttattatttataaatccAGATGTGAGGTACTCTGTAAGGCCTCATTACATCCAGTAAATTTATCATTTATAATTTTCAGACGCATTACACTTTAGGCTTCATAAAGAGCAAAATGAGCTGGCCAGGCACCCTGTTGACATAAGATAATGCATagacaggccaggaccgccggaATAGGCACTACTGGTCATGTTTGGCTTTTAAAGGGGGTGGGGGAACCCCCTGTATGACATTCATACAACACATTTCCATGCTATAAAGGTTGTCTTACTTTTCCAATTCATGGGCATCTTGTTTCCACCATGTGTCTGGCTCCAAAAACTCTACATTATAGCCCCTGTCTACAgcctaggaaaaaaaacaaagaaggTATTTAAATTAGACTTGTTGTTAAGCTGACGTGTTATCTGCATGTAAATGTTTTCTCCGTTTCTTCAGGCCCCTCACCATCTGCACATATGGCTTCATTTCCCAGCTCTGGATATTAGTGTTATCGATGATAACAGGAGATCGTCCGTCATCCAGCGCTCTTCtggctgcagtaaaaaaaaataatccaaaaGGTTACAAAAAGGTTCAAGGTCATGATCCTGTGGCCAATGCCCGCCTGGCATTTGACCGATCCAGCAAGGCCATCACGGTTTCTATTGGAAGTTTCTAAATAATACATCCGGTATAACAAAGGAAATTTTGTTACTGTATAGCAAATGCAGCAGACTGCACTTTACATGTGTCTTCTTTCACAGCAGGAAAAGCATATGGACGTAGTGCAAAACACCTGAGATAAATGGAATACGACCGATGTATACATCAGGAAATACGGCCATATACCCCAAATGAGATATCCATCACCCATCATTGTTACTAGCATAGGGTACTGTGTCCATACTAAAAGGATCTACACTTCTTCccataaagcagggatggggaaccttcggccctccagctgttgcaaaactacaattcccatcatgcctgggcagccgaagcttagAGAGCCGAAGGTTCACCACCCATGCCAAAAAGCATGACTTCTGCCTCTAATATCAGTACACATCACGCACCTCTGTTCTGATTCCAGCTATGCGCATCCCCAAGCCGGTTCACGTGGTATGTGTATCCATTTTCCTGGCAGAAGTAATCGTCAGTGCTGAGGACAATCCCGTCAGGAGACTGCCGGAGCAGCGTACTGGGAAATGACAGAAATGAAACTGCTGGATCATGCCAAAATGGGTACAGCCACAGGTTGTACACAAGAAATGTTATCCACAAGGTAACACAGTGCTCTACAATTGGAGTTCAATAGTACATAAGGTAAATGGACATATTAGGATGTGCGCTGCTATTTAAAAAGGACAACTCTGGGCAGGGAGATTTTCTGTAAAAGTGAtggggaggctgaaagaaataatgtgctcacctccccggctccagtgctgatgcCAAATACCGCCGCTCTGGTCCACGGCAGtttcctggttagagaggggacccaggtcatgatgtgtcagggctgcttagccagtcagcggccgtaaTTGGGTCCCGCCTTGGTTGAGTGGCtctgacacgtcatgacccaggGGACCAGAGCAGCGGTACACTGTACCAGCACTGGAGCCGAGGAGGTGAGAGCACATCATTTCTGTCAGCCTCCCTGACTCCtgcctggagttgtcctttaaggggtaaAACAATatatagctgatatatatatatatgtgatcggCAGGGTGCCCTGGGTAGCAGAGGTGCCAGTGAACCGCAGCTTCAGCTCCTATTGAAGAGAATAGACGCTTAGGCTGCAGTATCCGGGCACCGCCGCTACACAGGCAACAAAGCAAGTCCGGTGAATCAATCTTTTACACCCTCTTTACCTTCACTCAGAATTTTTGCCTTATAGTACTGTATAGAATACTCGTATCCGCCAGAGCCAGACTATTAGCAGACACACTTTGGCAGCGGCTGAAGGCTTGGGAAACGACCCATTGGCACCCTGAAATCACATTGTGGGGTTAAAGATCAGACACCTGAAAGGTGCAATACCTCATGATCATGTTATATTGCGACATAGAGAGAGTTAAGTGACTACCAATCACAGgattgctggtgtcagtcactaCGGGCTCAAGCCCCAAGACCCTTACACTCACCCCTTAAAGTTGCCATTTATTCATTGTAATCTGGGTAAGTTATAGGAGCTGCTTGCTTctctttaagggaatctgtcactaggttcatGGTGCCTTAATAAAGGCAGCATAAAataatgacagaaatgctgaacagaacagtGAATTACTTACCTTATTCTGTTTGGTTGTCCTCCTGAGATGCAGTAGAATGGACTATGTCACACCTTTCCTTTCATCCTAcagttgctgattgacagctgtctgcctatatatatacacacacacacacagtatagatagGTAACTACCAATTAGCAGCTGTaagcagagggagctggtgcaCACTAATATCAAGGattactgagcacacacacacacacacacacacacacaacgtaGAGGACTAGTGTGCAGTTATAGCTATCCAGGAGgacatctctggatcagctgcacagaacaatgaaaatgatccatcattctgctaagcctctctgtcactagtttatgctaccccgaTAGGACAGCACAGATCTGCTAAAAGTGTCTCTTTAAATTGGGTTATAAACTTTAAATATACTCCTTTAAGGGTCCACATTTTAAATTCCAACTGCTCAAAGACTCCATAGATCTATATCAGAATGAAAGGCGAGATGGCCGCATGTGTAGGAAGCATACATCTAGCAGTTCTTAGGATACTAACCGAGCCAGCGTACTTTTCCCTGAGCCAGGAACTCCTCGTAACAGCACCAATACTTTTTTATCCCCGAGTCTATCCAGTTCATGTGAGACATTATCCTTATAGGATAATATCCGTTCACCAAAGTGTCTATCTTCCAGTCTAGAAAGGTCGCTATGCTGAGGGTCTTTTCCTGTCCTTTCATCTCTATCCTGTGGAAATAGTGTGTCATACGGCATCTCCCGAGAGGTGAACCAGCTTTTGGGAGGTATGGGTGATCTATGCCAGGAAGGACGCTCATTTCGAGTGTTGTAAGTGAAGTTCTGAGGCGGCTGTAGGGGTGGTGGGTTACCGTGCCTTGGAAAAGTCATTGGATAATTGTACCGTGGTGGAGGAGGGCCATAAGGTACTATAAAAGTAGGTGGAGGAGGCCTTTCAAACCTTGGAGGTGGTATTGCATGGCTTACGAATGAAGAGTTTGTTGGATGATATGGGGCTTGACCAACACATGAAAACTGGTTATTGGGAGGTAGTGGAGGTCTTGGTTCTTCTTTAGCGTGGCAAGTAAAGGATAGCAAATTTGGAGGTGTGCTGGGCAAAGGTCTGACCGGCTGTGAAGCAGGTGCTTGGCCATGGTGATGGTTGGCTGGGTGCAGAGCTGGCGCCTTGTCAGGGTAAGGGCTTATACGCTGCTGGATGTCCCCATCTGTGACCGACTTAGACGGTTCATCAGTCTCTGCTTCAAGCTCATCTAACTCTTTGTAAAATTGCCGCAGCTCATAGTCCATCCCATCCTGGCCTTTCGACTGACTAGCCAACTTACCCAACTCCACCGTAGCAATTCTGAAGGAAGAAGCAACATCATCTGAATCTCTAGTCACTTCAGGTAGAGATTTTTCTTGGGGTGGCGGCTGACATAGTGGTCCTATAAATGTAGTACTGGTTCCTGAAAATGGCACAGCAGGGTTATATCCTGGTTTCTGTCTTTCAGGAGGTCCAAATGGACGCTGGTTAGTTTTATTGCAGTCTCTTTTATTAGTATCACCTTTACCGGTGTGATGTCTTAAAGGCTCTGACTTATATCCTTCATCTATATCCCCTCTACCTCCTTCACTTTTACATTTACTCGATGGATAGTATCTTTCCTCTGAGAATTCCTTGTACACATCAGTATGGCTCTTCGCCCGTGATAAAGAATAGTCCGGCCTGGACTTCTTTAAGCAAGGTTCAATGGATGAATCGTGCACATGGTGAGGAAAGTTCTTCTCAGCATGAGGCATCTAAAGGGGATGAACAGAAACAAACTTAATAAAtgaatttataattttatttatacagattccgcagcactttacaattctggggtacagacagacaaaattttacaccctttgataaatctccccctatatgttcagCGGGTACATCCATAAGACTGGACTCAAACAGTGGTCAGAGGGCAGCACCACTACCATAGGAAACTGCTGTAGGAAATGTATACGGTAGTTCTGATCCTCCTACAGCCGCCCCCTACTGCTGTATGACATATTCTCAATTTGACATTTTTGCTGAGTTTTCTTAGCATGATAAACTACAATAGAAACCTGACAGCATACCCTAAAGACCTTGTTAACACAATACAATAGGAAGAGCGGCTATATCCTGAAAGACTCGAGAAGTCTGATAATCCAGCAGGACACAAGCCTAGAAATGTACAGTAATCCCTCATACAGGCTGTCATAGAAAGGGAATGTGATTTCCCTGGGGTCTCCCTGCTCTGCTACCAAACTGGTTATACATGGAGCAATTTACTTACTAATACCAGACGTATTCCAGCCCatccatatgtgtgtgtgtgtgtgtg is a window of Dendropsophus ebraccatus isolate aDenEbr1 chromosome 5, aDenEbr1.pat, whole genome shotgun sequence DNA encoding:
- the LOC138792455 gene encoding uncharacterized protein isoform X2 codes for the protein MWPPIRGLSLDASSEMPHAEKNFPHHVHDSSIEPCLKKSRPDYSLSRAKSHTDVYKEFSEERYYPSSKCKSEGGRGDIDEGYKSEPLRHHTGKGDTNKRDCNKTNQRPFGPPERQKPGYNPAVPFSGTSTTFIGPLCQPPPQEKSLPEVTRDSDDVASSFRIATVELGKLASQSKGQDGMDYELRQFYKELDELEAETDEPSKSVTDGDIQQRISPYPDKAPALHPANHHHGQAPASQPVRPLPSTPPNLLSFTCHAKEEPRPPLPPNNQFSCVGQAPYHPTNSSFVSHAIPPPRFERPPPPTFIVPYGPPPPRYNYPMTFPRHGNPPPLQPPQNFTYNTRNERPSWHRSPIPPKSWFTSREMPYDTLFPQDRDERTGKDPQHSDLSRLEDRHFGERILSYKDNVSHELDRLGDKKVLVLLRGVPGSGKSTLARTLLRQSPDGIVLSTDDYFCQENGYTYHVNRLGDAHSWNQNRARRALDDGRSPVIIDNTNIQSWEMKPYVQMAVDRGYNVEFLEPDTWWKQDAHELEKRNTHRVPREKIAQMLERYEHNMTVPVVMNSVEPRHVRPSLPPAEARQRTQGLKEKCHKKGYRKNGRKVASRKHKLSLQGDEGLENLAVEELTHGFNLEKCMIDTEKTGKVQVKILYSGKGHLSDSLAAFLSCCSNLSTVMLLGMVSRRMALMDSPLTCLLPETKLLVTHRQCLLTSSLFSLLVGSIVSKETNHIRPSFRQLQVCSKDLLVTDQVHDRGQDIVTGLDLYCSLIHFFAGQTLHLLGVKNFKLQNVHFPKNELLFRMGENQDEKSKRTYMECEKVKGLNLPTEMHPQKCGQITDNIYMETKPITPGCLRRPRKFYKLAPTFQHPRVLSATQIYHAAETNAMENPLEDELTRRERSCRAICESVSYEDGLCPMTSKCSGGPENEVITRPFLQGAKSCAQLCLPEEFARQIVELFGCPGVELGKPFMKDAFKPKDFIVPLGNDLAQRIYLKWKASLEVKYKFHPAK
- the LOC138792455 gene encoding uncharacterized protein isoform X3; the protein is MPHAEKNFPHHVHDSSIEPCLKKSRPDYSLSRAKSHTDVYKEFSEERYYPSSKCKSEGGRGDIDEGYKSEPLRHHTGKGDTNKRDCNKTNQRPFGPPERQKPGYNPAVPFSGTSTTFIGPLCQPPPQEKSLPEVTRDSDDVASSFRIATVELGKLASQSKGQDGMDYELRQFYKELDELEAETDEPSKSVTDGDIQQRISPYPDKAPALHPANHHHGQAPASQPVRPLPSTPPNLLSFTCHAKEEPRPPLPPNNQFSCVGQAPYHPTNSSFVSHAIPPPRFERPPPPTFIVPYGPPPPRYNYPMTFPRHGNPPPLQPPQNFTYNTRNERPSWHRSPIPPKSWFTSREMPYDTLFPQDRDERTGKDPQHSDLSRLEDRHFGERILSYKDNVSHELDRLGDKKVLVLLRGVPGSGKSTLARTLLRQSPDGIVLSTDDYFCQENGYTYHVNRLGDAHSWNQNRARRALDDGRSPVIIDNTNIQSWEMKPYVQMAVDRGYNVEFLEPDTWWKQDAHELEKRNTHRVPREKIAQMLERYEHNMTVPVVMNSVEPRHVRPSLPPAEARQRTQGLKEKCHKKGYRKNGRKVASRKHKLSLQGDEGLENLAVEELTHGFNLEKCMIDTEKTGKVQVKILYSGKGHLSDSLAAFLSCCSNLSTVMLLGMVSRRMALMDSPLTCLLPETKLLVTHRQCLLTSSLFSLLVGSIVSKETNHIRPSFRQLQVCSKDLLVTDQVHDRGQDIVTGLDLYCSLIHFFAGQTLHLLGVKNFKLQNVHFPKNELLFRMGENQDEKSKRTYMECEKVKGLNLPTEMHPQKCGQITDNIYMETKPITPGCLRRPRKFYKLAPTFQHPRVLSATQIYHAAETNAMENPLEDELTRRERSCRAICESVSYEDGLCPMTSKCSGGPENEVITRPFLQGAKSCAQLCLPEEFARQIVELFGCPGVELGKPFMKDAFKPKDFIVPLGNDLAQRIYLKWKASLEVKYKFHPAK
- the LOC138792455 gene encoding uncharacterized protein isoform X1, producing MASESSGMMVNGSSSRVTGGLTDSHRDRPHLQSHASIKMASYGQMPHAEKNFPHHVHDSSIEPCLKKSRPDYSLSRAKSHTDVYKEFSEERYYPSSKCKSEGGRGDIDEGYKSEPLRHHTGKGDTNKRDCNKTNQRPFGPPERQKPGYNPAVPFSGTSTTFIGPLCQPPPQEKSLPEVTRDSDDVASSFRIATVELGKLASQSKGQDGMDYELRQFYKELDELEAETDEPSKSVTDGDIQQRISPYPDKAPALHPANHHHGQAPASQPVRPLPSTPPNLLSFTCHAKEEPRPPLPPNNQFSCVGQAPYHPTNSSFVSHAIPPPRFERPPPPTFIVPYGPPPPRYNYPMTFPRHGNPPPLQPPQNFTYNTRNERPSWHRSPIPPKSWFTSREMPYDTLFPQDRDERTGKDPQHSDLSRLEDRHFGERILSYKDNVSHELDRLGDKKVLVLLRGVPGSGKSTLARTLLRQSPDGIVLSTDDYFCQENGYTYHVNRLGDAHSWNQNRARRALDDGRSPVIIDNTNIQSWEMKPYVQMAVDRGYNVEFLEPDTWWKQDAHELEKRNTHRVPREKIAQMLERYEHNMTVPVVMNSVEPRHVRPSLPPAEARQRTQGLKEKCHKKGYRKNGRKVASRKHKLSLQGDEGLENLAVEELTHGFNLEKCMIDTEKTGKVQVKILYSGKGHLSDSLAAFLSCCSNLSTVMLLGMVSRRMALMDSPLTCLLPETKLLVTHRQCLLTSSLFSLLVGSIVSKETNHIRPSFRQLQVCSKDLLVTDQVHDRGQDIVTGLDLYCSLIHFFAGQTLHLLGVKNFKLQNVHFPKNELLFRMGENQDEKSKRTYMECEKVKGLNLPTEMHPQKCGQITDNIYMETKPITPGCLRRPRKFYKLAPTFQHPRVLSATQIYHAAETNAMENPLEDELTRRERSCRAICESVSYEDGLCPMTSKCSGGPENEVITRPFLQGAKSCAQLCLPEEFARQIVELFGCPGVELGKPFMKDAFKPKDFIVPLGNDLAQRIYLKWKASLEVKYKFHPAK
- the LOC138792455 gene encoding NEDD4-binding protein 2-like 2 isoform X4, translating into MASESSGMMVNGSSSRVTGGLTDSHRDRPHLQSHASIKMASYGQMPHAEKNFPHHVHDSSIEPCLKKSRPDYSLSRAKSHTDVYKEFSEERYYPSSKCKSEGGRGDIDEGYKSEPLRHHTGKGDTNKRDCNKTNQRPFGPPERQKPGYNPAVPFSGTSTTFIGPLCQPPPQEKSLPEVTRDSDDVASSFRIATVELGKLASQSKGQDGMDYELRQFYKELDELEAETDEPSKSVTDGDIQQRISPYPDKAPALHPANHHHGQAPASQPVRPLPSTPPNLLSFTCHAKEEPRPPLPPNNQFSCVGQAPYHPTNSSFVSHAIPPPRFERPPPPTFIVPYGPPPPRYNYPMTFPRHGNPPPLQPPQNFTYNTRNERPSWHRSPIPPKSWFTSREMPYDTLFPQDRDERTGKDPQHSDLSRLEDRHFGERILSYKDNVSHELDRLGDKKVLVLLRGVPGSGKSTLARTLLRQSPDGIVLSTDDYFCQENGYTYHVNRLGDAHSWNQNRARRALDDGRSPVIIDNTNIQSWEMKPYVQMAVDRGYNVEFLEPDTWWKQDAHELEKRNTHRVPREKIAQMLERYEHNMTVPVVMNSVEPRHVRPSLPPAEARQRWGASVDCSHNTSAFHSR